One stretch of Centroberyx gerrardi isolate f3 chromosome 13, fCenGer3.hap1.cur.20231027, whole genome shotgun sequence DNA includes these proteins:
- the LOC139932678 gene encoding EF-hand calcium-binding domain-containing protein 14 isoform X1 has protein sequence MKKRKELNALIGLGDSKRKKTKKGSGHRLLRTEPPDSESESSSDDDEFNNMSNAAPFGKRSYTQCCNVCYPLFLFIILAACVMACAGLIWMQIALKEDLDSLKEKLHTMESSQKVSSHEIPKLSEDLKTKQKKLDDIENGDKGLSKLWSNLTEMNRKISLLDSAVNHLKANLKSAADLINLPTTVEELQKSVATIGSTLTSVQHDVKTMQAALENQKKDTDDLKKTKDITDLRKAVNESNKTEDLHHSWTDEQIHILLSTVSNLSQKVSSLERSSDQTTKQSDYKATGLQPSNGNPATEPVKEAISTKVTPEAAHETSTPLTDPHTTRRPRFLSPNRSKRNARTGCPKTVSLPGVSSLKDLEDVFQHTGLGHHSLGMTYQDLRELFGTSIPRGRVMECYDRDGDQRYSLTELRAAVGL, from the exons atgaagaagaggaaggagctCAATGCTTTGATCGGACTTGGGGACAGTAAAAGGAAGAAGACCAAAAAGGGGTCCGGTCACCGACTCCTCCGAACCGAGCCTCCGGACTCAGAATCCGAGTCAAGTTCGGATGACGATGAGTTCAACAACATGAGCAACGCAGCTCCATTTGGAAA AAGGAGTTACACACAGTGCTGCAATGTCTGCTACCCTCTGTTCTTGTTCATCATACTGGCTGCCTGTGTCATGGCTTGTGCTGGACTCATATGGATGCAGATTGCATTGAAAGAGGATCTAGACTCACTGAAAGAAAAGCTGCACACGA TGGAATCCAGCCAGAAAGTGTCATCGCATGAAATACCAAAACTAAGCGAGGATCTGAAAACCAAGCAGAAAAAGCTTGACGACATTGAAAATGGAGACAAGGGGTTGAGCAAACTCTGGTCTAACCTGACTGAAATGAACAGAAAG ATCAGTTTACTGGACTCTGCAGTCAACCATTTAAAGGCCAACTTGAAATCAGCCGCGGATTTAATCAACCTCCCCACTACAGTTGAAGAGCTCCAAAAG aGTGTCGCTACAATTGGCAGCACACTAACGAGTGTACAACATGATGTGAAGACTATGCAGGCAGCCCTTGAAAATCAGAAGAAAGATACCGATGACTTGAAAAAGACAAAG GACATAACAGACCTGAGAAAAGCTGTGAACGAGTCTAACAAGACAGAGGACCTGCATCATTCGTGGACAGACGAGCAGATCCACATTCTCCTCTCTACGGTCTCCAATCTCTCTCAGAAAGTGTCCTCGTTAGAGCGCAGTTCTGACCAAACAACAAAGCAGAGC GACTACAAGGCAACTGGGCTGCAGCCCAGCAATGGAAATCCAGCAACCGAGCCAGTGAAAGAAGCTATTTCAACCAAAGTAACACCTGAGGCTGCACACG AGACGTCGACACCGCTGACAGACCCGCACACAACGAGGCGTCCCCGGTTCTTGTCTCCAAACCGCTCCAAGAGGAACGCTCGGACAGGATGCCCAAAGACGGTGTCCCTGCCTGGTGTCAGTTCTCTGAAAG ATCTCGAGGACGTCTTCCAGCACACAGGCCTCGGACATCATTCACTCGGAATGACCTACCAAGACCTGCGGGAACTTTTTGGAACATCGATTCCCCGCGGCCGCGTCATGGAGTGCTACGACAGAGACGGGGACCAGAGGTACTCACTGACAGAGCTGAGAGCTGCTGTAGGGTTGTGA
- the LOC139932678 gene encoding EF-hand calcium-binding domain-containing protein 14 isoform X2: protein MKKRKELNALIGLGDSKRKKTKKGSGHRLLRTEPPDSESESSSDDDEFNNMSNAAPFGKSYTQCCNVCYPLFLFIILAACVMACAGLIWMQIALKEDLDSLKEKLHTMESSQKVSSHEIPKLSEDLKTKQKKLDDIENGDKGLSKLWSNLTEMNRKISLLDSAVNHLKANLKSAADLINLPTTVEELQKSVATIGSTLTSVQHDVKTMQAALENQKKDTDDLKKTKDITDLRKAVNESNKTEDLHHSWTDEQIHILLSTVSNLSQKVSSLERSSDQTTKQSDYKATGLQPSNGNPATEPVKEAISTKVTPEAAHETSTPLTDPHTTRRPRFLSPNRSKRNARTGCPKTVSLPGVSSLKDLEDVFQHTGLGHHSLGMTYQDLRELFGTSIPRGRVMECYDRDGDQRYSLTELRAAVGL from the exons atgaagaagaggaaggagctCAATGCTTTGATCGGACTTGGGGACAGTAAAAGGAAGAAGACCAAAAAGGGGTCCGGTCACCGACTCCTCCGAACCGAGCCTCCGGACTCAGAATCCGAGTCAAGTTCGGATGACGATGAGTTCAACAACATGAGCAACGCAGCTCCATTTGGAAA GAGTTACACACAGTGCTGCAATGTCTGCTACCCTCTGTTCTTGTTCATCATACTGGCTGCCTGTGTCATGGCTTGTGCTGGACTCATATGGATGCAGATTGCATTGAAAGAGGATCTAGACTCACTGAAAGAAAAGCTGCACACGA TGGAATCCAGCCAGAAAGTGTCATCGCATGAAATACCAAAACTAAGCGAGGATCTGAAAACCAAGCAGAAAAAGCTTGACGACATTGAAAATGGAGACAAGGGGTTGAGCAAACTCTGGTCTAACCTGACTGAAATGAACAGAAAG ATCAGTTTACTGGACTCTGCAGTCAACCATTTAAAGGCCAACTTGAAATCAGCCGCGGATTTAATCAACCTCCCCACTACAGTTGAAGAGCTCCAAAAG aGTGTCGCTACAATTGGCAGCACACTAACGAGTGTACAACATGATGTGAAGACTATGCAGGCAGCCCTTGAAAATCAGAAGAAAGATACCGATGACTTGAAAAAGACAAAG GACATAACAGACCTGAGAAAAGCTGTGAACGAGTCTAACAAGACAGAGGACCTGCATCATTCGTGGACAGACGAGCAGATCCACATTCTCCTCTCTACGGTCTCCAATCTCTCTCAGAAAGTGTCCTCGTTAGAGCGCAGTTCTGACCAAACAACAAAGCAGAGC GACTACAAGGCAACTGGGCTGCAGCCCAGCAATGGAAATCCAGCAACCGAGCCAGTGAAAGAAGCTATTTCAACCAAAGTAACACCTGAGGCTGCACACG AGACGTCGACACCGCTGACAGACCCGCACACAACGAGGCGTCCCCGGTTCTTGTCTCCAAACCGCTCCAAGAGGAACGCTCGGACAGGATGCCCAAAGACGGTGTCCCTGCCTGGTGTCAGTTCTCTGAAAG ATCTCGAGGACGTCTTCCAGCACACAGGCCTCGGACATCATTCACTCGGAATGACCTACCAAGACCTGCGGGAACTTTTTGGAACATCGATTCCCCGCGGCCGCGTCATGGAGTGCTACGACAGAGACGGGGACCAGAGGTACTCACTGACAGAGCTGAGAGCTGCTGTAGGGTTGTGA